Below is a genomic region from Bos javanicus breed banteng chromosome 13, ARS-OSU_banteng_1.0, whole genome shotgun sequence.
CACCTTCCTGTCCTAGCCTCCTCCATCACCCTTCCTCCTGTAGGACCAGGGTTGAGAGAAGTCGAGTGTCCCTGGGAGAGAGAGGTGGGGTCAGGAGCAGACGAGGCCCGGCAGGGCAGGCTTGCTGGCCCACCTGCCAGAgtctcctctgcttcccccttccctctgctcCAGGCTCTCCTTCCTCTGCAGACCGAGCACCCCAGCGGGCAGCAGGCACAGACATCCTGCGCCCCTGCGGGGACCACGGCCTCCCTGCTGGGTCTGcagcccttcctccctcctcctgtgCCTGAGGGCTGCCCAGGGAGTGGCAGCCCCCAGTCTCCTCATGCTCAGCCCCCAGCCTCCCAGGTGGCCATCCTTGTCCTCTTACCCACTGGCCTTGAGAGCAAAGTCCTCTTCCAGTGAATACTTCTAGGAGTGTTGGTTCACACCAAATGCAAACATGAGgactgcatagtcaaagctatggtttttccagtagttatgtatggctgtgagagttggaccataaagaaggctaagcaccaaagaattgatatttttgaatcaattggtgttggagaagactcttgagagtccctttgattgcaaggagatcaaaccagtcaatcctaaaagaaatcaaccctgaatattcattggaaggactgatgctgaagctaacgttctaatctttggccacctggactcattggaaaagaccctgatgctggaaaagattgaaggcaggaggagaaggggacaacagaggatgagatggttggatggcatcacccactcaatggacatgagtttgagcaaactccaggagatagtgagggacaaggaagcctggcgtgctgcagtccatgggattgcagagtcagacatgactgagtgactgaacagcaacaaccaaaCACAAGGTGGTCATGGAATAACAGCACCTTCCGTTGATCAAAGAAGCTTTGAGCTTTGATCCTAAGAGGTCTGATCAGATACGGGGACTTATTATCCTATCTGATAGCTTTGTATGTCTGTCATACAGACACACAAATTAAGTCCCCAAATCAAAGATGGAATTAGAACCCAGAGTTCAAGTCTCCTGACAGTATCTGCAAAGCTCTCCACTTACAGTGCAGAATCAGCAATGAGAGTAAATGagatgagaagaaaaggaaatttaaagcATAGATTTAAAtcttcaaatattctttaaaaataagcaagGGAGCTGGGCTGGTCCCAGTAATCAGTGGCCCCACCCTCCCCACTTGTCTTATGAAGCTGGTCTCCCAGGAGAATCCACACCCTCCACCCAAGACAATTGTCAGTTTCATTGAGAAATTGATTGCTCATTATGTATTGGCCTCTGCACTCTTCTGCTCTGAGATGAGATAGTGATCGTCTTCATGATGtctgtgtgcgctcagtcgtgttcgactctttgcagtcccgccagggtcctctgactatgggattctccaggcaagaatattgaagtgggttgccatttctcctccattGGATCTTGCTGACCGAATGACTGATcctggtctcttgtgtctcctgccttggcaggcaggttccttactactgagtcaccaggaaaaccCTTCATGTGAGGAGATGGGCAACCAGAAGGTTTCCCATCTCTCTGCATCTGGCTCCCCTGGACTCAGGGTGGCCGGGGGTGGATGTGCATGGTCAAGAAGTGGAGAGGTGTTTGCCCACTGCCTTCTAGGGAAGGACAAAATGCTGTCAGATGGCTGAACCAGGAGTGGAACTTACTAATTTCTCAGGAGGACAGAAGAAGTCTGCTCCTCCCCTGGAGGCACAGCTGGGGCAAGTCAGGGGATTTATAGGGATCATGAGGGAATTTGCTTGAGAAAGTCACCATGGGGGCCCCAGGGCAAATGTCCCTTTACAGCCTTGGATCTCAGGGCTTAGGACTTGGGTATGGTCCCCAGGGCCTGAGCTCTTGGTCTAAACTCTGCTTCAGAGCAGTGGACATAGGTGAAACAGATAAGGCTATGCAGCCTGGGAATTTGTCTGCTTAGGGCTGACTTAGTAAACCCATAAGGCAGACCAAGTACCAGCCACCCACTTCTACATCCTCCCGCCCCTGGCATCTTTGGGGGCTGCCCGATCCAGCCCAGTGCTCTCAGGCAGGACCCCTCTGGAGTTATAAGTGAAGGGTCCCCGCCTTCCTGGGGTCTCTGTAGAGAACCCGGGACTTGGGACAGAATCAGAGAAGCTAGAAGGGAGCTAGAGGAGAGGACCTTGCAGGATACTGGAGGCTTCCTCTCGCCTCTGAAATCACACTTCGAATATTCACTTCATGAATGAACCTCAGCAGTACTTGTGGCAGGCTCTGCCCACCCCCGCCCGGCTCCCCCTTTCTCCAAGCCAAAGGCAGGGAGACGCATCCCCACCTGAGGACCTGCCAGCCACTGTGGGCTGGAGAGTGACGAAACCCGCAGTGCATCCTGGGAGAATCCCACTCAGCTCTACCACCACAGCCCACCCTGCAGGACGGGGGCTGGACAGCCCCAGAGAGAACAGGAACGCTGGCCACAGCCCTCCCGGTTCTCAGGGCTGTGGgaggctcccctcccctccccacactggTCTCTAAATTTGGAGAAGTTGTCTTGAGCCCCCCATCTTGAGCTTGGCTGGACTGTGAGAGTGCCATGGGCACTGTGCTCTGCTGTTGGGGTGGGCGAGGCCCGGCCACGTTGGTTCTCTGCAGCCTTTCATGGGGCCGGCCCGCCTCTCCAGTTCCTGTATTTCTTGTCAGTCTGCAGTCCGCTGTCCCTCCCTGGGAGGAGGATATCGCCCCGGGacatggggtgggtggggagtgtCCTCCTCCCTTTGCTGGGATGCACAGAAAAGGAGGGAGTTCCCAGCAGTGGCAAGCCTGCCGCCTGAGCTGTGTTCTCAGACACACACAGCTTTGGTCCCGAGCTGGTCCCAGCTCTGACGTGAGCCCCTCCGGTGGGTTGGCAGTGAGCTGGCAAGCTCCGTAGCAGGTGCGAGCGACATGGCAGAAAAGCTGTCCGAAGAGCAGGTGGCGGAGTTCAAGGAGGCCTTCGACAGGTTTGACAAGAACAAGGATGGCACCATCAGTGTGCAGGAGCTGGGCACTGTGATGCAGGAGGTGGGCCTGAAGCTGTCAGAGGCTGAGCTGAAGAAGCTCATCTCCCAGCTGGACACGGACAAGAACGGCAGCATCAGCTTCCAGGAGTTCCTGGAGGCCATGGCTGCAGGGCTTCAGACCTCAGACACGGAGGGACTGAGGGAAATCTTCCGTGCCTTCGACCAGGACGACGATGGCTACATCAGCGTGGACGAGCTCAGGCAGGCCACATCCCAGCTGGGGGAGAAGGTGTCTCAGGACGAGCTGGACGCCATGATCCGGGAGGCGGACGTGGACCAAGACGGCCGGGTGAACTATGAGGAATTCGTGCGCATCCTCACCCAGAACTGAGGTCCCCCTACCCCCCGCCTGCTCTGCTGCCCCCTGCCTCCGCCCgactctggttccactgcctggTCAGGCCCTGCTTCCATGTGGGGACAGTTGGTGGTGGGCAGGAGGGGCTTCCCCGTCGCCTGGGGTCTGATCTGCCCAGCCAGACGGAGAGTGCTTGAGAGACGGGGGTGCTCCTTACCTTGCAGAGCTGTTGTGAGGAGACCCAAAGTGATGCGCCTGTTGGAATAAAGGGATGTGAGCTCCAAGGTGTATGACTGTGCTTGAATGGGGGTAgaggggggctggggagggtggggttTGGGTGGGGTCATTGAAGGGCCCCAGCGGGGGCACGTGGGGTTCCCTTGAGCCTCTCCCCATTCCACTCAGCCCTAATGGGGGACCCTAGGACtccaggcagagaaggcaatggcaccccactcaggtattcttgcctggaaaatcccatggatggaggagcttggtaggctgcagtccatggggtctcgaagagtcagacacaactgagcgacttcactttcactttcactttcatgcattggagaaggaaatggcaacccactccagtgttcttgcctggagaatcccagggatggggggagcctggtgggctgccgtctatggggtcacacaaagtcagacacgactgaagcgacttagcagcagcagcagcaggactccaGGAGGCCCCTCTTTGATGCCCGTGGttgaggagggtggggggagtgcTATGAGTGGGATGGGGCAGACGGGACTCGAGTGTCTGCCTGAGCTCCAGTCAGAACCTGGGGCCAGAGTCTGGACCAGGGGTGGGACACGCCTGCCCCTCTGGTGATATTTATTGCCCTTTGCATGTAGCCATCTGAAagaaaactctgtgtgtgtgtatgtcctgCATTTGAGATATGGGGACTAATAGAGCCAAGTTGGGAGCCCTGGAGGACCAGCCCTGCCTTACCTGAAGGAGGGCGGGATGGTCAAGACGTGGGAAGGACCAGAGATGCTGTGATGGGGTAATGGGAGGGGATCACACTTGAGGGGTGGGCGGTATTTCCCATCAGATCCTAGCTCAGGCTCAGGGAGGAAGGTGCCCCTAAACCCTTCGGCTCCAGCCCTTCGGGGCCCCTTTGGGGTTGGGGCTCTGAAGCAGCTCCCTGGGTGTGCGTGCGCCCACAGAGGAGCTGGGGAGAGGCCAGAAGTCAGAGATGGGAGGAGCATCCCCCCTTCCACCCCCTGATGTCAAGCTGAGGTGCcattggaacctgggtttttgcAGTGTTGCTGTGTAGTTTCTAAAAACCATTCTGGCCAGAGCCAAGGCAGAGGTTCTCAGTGCAGGGTGGAGACGGACAGAATCTGCttacctggagggctatagcaaAACACCTGCCCAGCCCTTTACCCTCCCCTATTCCTGTTCGAGGGCGAATGACAGAGCAGTGTACCCGTGCAGAGGGGGTGGGGCCAGACCATCAAGGTGTGCTGTAGCACCGATTAAGTGTTTCCATTTGGGGATATTTTCAGTGGGTCACTGGGCCCCGTGACATCACACCCACTGCACGGTCCATCCTAGCCCTGTCCTCGGGGTCTCCCTGAAGCCCCCTGCTCAGGCCTGGGCTAGAGGgggaggaagacagagaagaCAGGCAGGAGCTCTGGTCCCTGAGGGTTCCCAGGGTGGGATCGGGTGTGGCGTCTGGTGGAGACAAGAGGGAGATGAGGAAGGGGGCGGAGGCTGCTCCCTCCTCCTGAGATTTCAGGGGTGGGGCGTCCAGGATGGGGGTGGACTCCCCCAGAAAGTCCCCATTCTCTTAGGGACGCAGGTCACAGAAGGTGAGTTTCTAAATGAGAGATTCTTAAATGCCAAGCTGGTCCAAGGCGAAGGGCTCCAGGCTCTGCAtggaaacaaggaaaataaagatgtttGGATGAACTTGATgtattcagtttttaaagttcTGAGAACATGCTCTTTCTATAGTTCAAATGTCCTTTCTTTAATGAAATGACTCCCATGgcagatggtttttttttttttttccctttcacgtACTTCCTTTGAAACATGGGGAATCCCATGTTAATTTTGACATCTTACTGTCCTGTGAGGCCCCAACCTCTGAGAAGAACAGCTCCAGCTTGTGGTACATAAAACTGATCTtctcaggctctattacaaagccacagttatcaagacagtatggtactggcacaaagacagaaattttgatcaatggaacaaaatagaaagcccagagataaatccacgcacatatggacaccttatctttgacaaaggaggcaagaatatacaatagattaaagacaatctctttaacaagtggtgctgggaaaactggtcaaccacttgtaaaagaatgaaactagaacactttctaacaccatacacaaaaataaactcaaaatggattaaagatctcaacgtaagaccagaaactataaaactcctagaggagaacataggcaaaacactctctgacatacatcacagcaggatcctctatgacccacctcccagaatattggaaataaaagcaaaaataaacaaatgggacctaattaaacttaaaagcttct
It encodes:
- the LOC133259238 gene encoding calmodulin-like — its product is MAEKLSEEQVAEFKEAFDRFDKNKDGTISVQELGTVMQEVGLKLSEAELKKLISQLDTDKNGSISFQEFLEAMAAGLQTSDTEGLREIFRAFDQDDDGYISVDELRQATSQLGEKVSQDELDAMIREADVDQDGRVNYEEFVRILTQN